From the genome of Verrucomicrobiota bacterium:
TCGAAACCACCGCGCCGGTCTTTTACACGTTGGGCACGGACCGCCAGGGTGTTTATCAGAACGCCATGGTCGCCTGGGAACTCTACGGGCCAGACGAAGAAGATCATCGTTTTCTTCAATCAGCCGCGTCGAAGCCACGCGCCGCGCGAGACGGCAAGCGCGTGGACGTCGTGGTTGAATTCAAGCTTGACCGACCGGGCCACTACCGCCTCCGCGCCGCCACGGCTGATCTGGCCGGGCGAAGCGCGGTCAGTTGGTCGCCCATCGTTGCCAGAGAGTAAGCCATCGACCATCCAACGACTCACCGCGCCGAGGTGTCACACCGCAACGAATTCGAGGAGATGAAAGCCTGATTTAGCGGCGGGTGAAATTGCTGGATCCATTTGCAGTTCGTGGTAGAATGAATGTGAACGAATGAAAATAGCCCAGCACTTTCGGGATACAAATGACGTGACGTTATTTCGCGGTGATTGCGTTGAGTTGCTGCGTAAGATCCACGACGAATCGGCTCAACTTGTTGTCACTTCCCCGCCTTACAACGTGGGAAAGGAATACGAAAAGGAAGTCACGATTGAAGACTACTTGAAGTTCCAGCGCGTGGTTATCGAGGAGTGCGTCAGGATCGTGCGGCCCGGTGGGAGCATTTGTTGGCAGGTCGGGAACCACGTCAACGGGCACGGACAGATGATCCCGCTGGATATCTTGCTCCACCCGCTGTTCGCAGAGTATGCGAGCACGGACGTCATCCGACTCCGTAACCGAATTGTGTGGCATTTCGAGCACGGACTTCACTGCAAGAATCGGTTTTCCGGCAGGCACGAGACGATCCTCTGGTATTCAAAGGGCGACAAATACGTGTTCAATCTCGACGCGGTGCGAATCCCTCAGAAGTATCCGGGCAAGCTCGCTTACAAGGGGGATCGCCGTGGTCAGTATTCCTGCAATCCACTTGGCAAGAACCCCGGCGATGTTTGGATCATTCCGAACGTGAAAAACAACCACGTCGAAAAGACCTCCCATCCTTGCCAGTTTCCGATTGAGATTCCAGAGCGGCTCATTCTCGCGCTCGCTAAAGAAGGAGATTTGGTAGTCGATCCATTCCTTGGTGTCGGCACTGTGGCCGTCGCGGCTGTGCTTCACGAGAGGCGTGTGGCGGGTGCCGACATCAAGGAGAAGTATCTGGCCGTCGCACGAAAGCGTATCTCCGCCGCCATTGCGGGCCACCTCAAGCGTCGGCCATTTGGCCAGCCAGTTTACCAGCCGAAGCCAAACTCGCCTCTGACAACCTCGCCTTGGATCGCAAGGTCCCAGCCGAAATCCTACTTTACCAACGCCCGATAAACGTCGTTGGCTAATTTGAACTTGTGCTCATCGACCTTGGCATGAATTTCGGCAATTTCCCGCCTCGGAGGTAGAAGAAGATCGTTATCATCAAATTGCTGTTGTAGCGTTCTGAACGAAACCTCCTCGACCAAGAGCGAGGCCAAACGCTGTTGTGCCTGCGTATCTTGGCTGAGCCTGCGATCGAATTCCTTCCGCGCTTCTTCCTTCGTTGTGCCTGTCCCGAAAATGAACTTGTTCAGCGGGTCGAGTGTATTGATGGTGATAACACCTGCTGCGAACTTGCTCGGAGCGTGATCGTCAAGTTCATCGTATTCCACGCGCTGAAAGAAGCCGGCGTCATTCGGATCCGGTTCATCGAGCCGGATGTAGCCGGGAGCAACGACGTGATCCGAGCTGATCTTGGTGCGCGCCTCAACCGTCGCGTGCTGGTTCCAGGCAGTTCCTCTCCAGGGGACGAGAACCCGCAGCACGTTCTGCCCTCGAACACCGTGCTGGTTTGCATCGAGTTTGATGTCGAACTGCTGAACGGCGCTTCCTGCCAAGTCAATGAGATCGACGCTCCCAAGCTGTTTGGTAATGGCGAATCTGACATAGTGGCCTGGCGTAACGACGCAAGGGTTCACGTAAAGAACGAGGTTGTTTCGCCGGTTCGGGCGCCCCATCGAAGTCTGCGGTCGAAACTCCATTATCGCCGGAGGGGAAATAACCGGTTCGTCCAACACGTCCTCGATTTGGAGAGTTGCCGGCACTGGATTTCCGTCAGAGCATTCGACCAAGGCGTCCACAGTTCCATGCAGACCCACTGTGGATGCGG
Proteins encoded in this window:
- a CDS encoding site-specific DNA-methyltransferase, which produces MKIAQHFRDTNDVTLFRGDCVELLRKIHDESAQLVVTSPPYNVGKEYEKEVTIEDYLKFQRVVIEECVRIVRPGGSICWQVGNHVNGHGQMIPLDILLHPLFAEYASTDVIRLRNRIVWHFEHGLHCKNRFSGRHETILWYSKGDKYVFNLDAVRIPQKYPGKLAYKGDRRGQYSCNPLGKNPGDVWIIPNVKNNHVEKTSHPCQFPIEIPERLILALAKEGDLVVDPFLGVGTVAVAAVLHERRVAGADIKEKYLAVARKRISAAIAGHLKRRPFGQPVYQPKPNSPLTTSPWIARSQPKSYFTNAR